In one window of Scyliorhinus canicula chromosome 17, sScyCan1.1, whole genome shotgun sequence DNA:
- the LOC119952294 gene encoding tubulin polymerization-promoting protein family member 3-like: MAEGAGSLGELEESFRRFAIHGDTKATGHDMTGKNFAKLCKDCKVIDGKNVTGTDVDIVFTKVKAKAARVITFEEFRLALKELAKKRFKELGEDEALEAVNALIAGKEPTLVGITKSAKAGAVDRLTDASKFTGSHKERFDETGKGRGKAGRENMVEHTGFVAAYKGKGTYDQKVKGSK; this comes from the exons ATGGCGGAGGGAGCGGGAAGTCTGGGCGAGCTGGAGGAGTCCTTCCGCAGGTTCGCCATCCACGGAGACACCAAGGCCACTGGGCACGACATGACGGGGAAAAACTTTGCCAAGCTCTGCAAGGACTGCAAGGTGATCGACGGCAAGAACGTGACGGGCACCGACGTTGACATCGTCTTCACCAAAGTCAA AGCCAAGGCCGCTCGCGTCATTACCTTCGAGGAGTTCCGGCTGGCGCTGAAGGAGCTGGCGAAGAAGAGATTCAAGGAGCTGGGCGAGGACGAGGCCCTGGAGGCAGTCAACGCGCTCATCGCCGGGAAGGAGCCCACGCTGGTGGGAATCACG AAATCGGCCAAGGCCGGGGCGGTGGACCGGCTGACGGACGCCTCCAAGTTCACCGGGTCGCACAAGGAGCGCTTCGACGAGACCGGCAAGGGCAGAGGCAAGGCGGGCAGGGAGAACATGGTGGAGCACACAGGCTTCGTGGCGGCCTACAAGGGCAAGGGCACCTACGATCAGAAGGTCAAAGGCTCCAAATGA